The following nucleotide sequence is from bacterium.
CCTGGGATATTTCCCCGGTCCCTGGATTTCGGCCTACTCGGCAACCAAGGCTTTCGACCTGATGCTGGGCGAATCCCTGGCCCCGGAACTCAAGGGCACGGGCGTTGACGTGCTGAACCTCTGCCCGGCCAGCACGGAGACCGAGTTCCACCGCGTGGCGGCCGGGGGCGACCCGGAGCGCGAGATACGCGCCCCGCACCGGGATGACCCGGCGGATGTGGTGCGCTGGGCCTTGAAAGGTCTGGGCCGCCGCATGACTGTAAGCGCCCCCACCGGGCGCCTGGCCGGCGCGGTGATCCGTTTCCTGCCGCGCGCCTGGGTCAGCGCCCTGGCCGGCAAGGTGATGTCGAAAGGGAGAGAGAAACACTGAAACGGCCGCGTGCCGGCGCTGGAACATTGACTGCCGGAGGCCGTGAGGGCTATATTCCCGGCTCGCTGAGCTTATGGTTTCCGGAGCCGGGGCCGGATTGACGGAGAAGGGTGGATGATTTGGCGGAAAAACTGTTTCTGTTGACTAACGACGACGGGTACGAGGCCCTGGGCATCCGCGTGCTGGCCGATATCCTGCGCCCGCTGGGACGGGTGGTGATTGTGGCCCCCAAGACCGAGCAGAGCGCGTGCAGCCATTCGATCACCCTGCACCGGCCGCTGAGGATCATCTCGTTCGGCAACGACCATTACGCGGTGGACGGGACCCCGACCGACTGCGTGCTCCTGGCCTCGCAGGTGCTGCTGGAACGCATCCCGGATGCGGTGTTCAGCGGGATCAACCACGGCCCCAACCTGGGCGATGATGTCCTCTATTCCGGCACCGTGGCCGGGGCGTTGGAGGGGACCCTGCTGGGGGCGCGCTCGATGTCGCTTTCCTCGTGGGACATG
It contains:
- the surE gene encoding 5'/3'-nucleotidase SurE produces the protein MDDLAEKLFLLTNDDGYEALGIRVLADILRPLGRVVIVAPKTEQSACSHSITLHRPLRIISFGNDHYAVDGTPTDCVLLASQVLLERIPDAVFSGINHGPNLGDDVLYSGTVAGALEGTLLGARSMSLSSWDMERIADSEAQTVLAGLIRELLAAQDWACDTFLNVNLPRRDKPIAGVRMASLGRRHYAETVVEKTDPRGKVYYWIGGVNPRWYGAANSDFRLVSEGFFTITPLQLDMTHHPSLESFSRFERTF